One Alkaliphilus sp. B6464 genomic window carries:
- a CDS encoding single-stranded DNA-binding protein, whose amino-acid sequence MNKVMLLGRLVKDVELRYSQGGNPVAVGKYTLAVNRQFKKEGEPEADFINIIVFGKAAEFAEKYFKKGQKIVVVGRLQVRNYENEEGRKNFFTEVIVDEQYFAGNKKDKSSDDGTEVK is encoded by the coding sequence ATGAACAAAGTCATGTTATTAGGAAGGTTAGTAAAAGATGTAGAGCTGAGATACTCACAGGGTGGGAATCCTGTCGCTGTAGGTAAGTATACCTTAGCTGTCAATCGTCAATTTAAAAAGGAAGGTGAACCGGAGGCAGACTTTATAAACATCATTGTTTTTGGTAAAGCTGCAGAGTTTGCAGAAAAGTACTTTAAAAAAGGTCAGAAGATTGTTGTAGTGGGTAGATTGCAGGTTAGGAATTATGAAAATGAAGAAGGTAGAAAAAATTTCTTTACTGAGGTTATCGTAGATGAACAATATTTCGCGGGAAATAAAAAAGATAAATCTTCTGATGATGGAACTGAGGTGAAGTAG